CCACCGCAGTCGGCGTGACCCCTCCACCGGCGCGGCCACCACCGTGACCTCATACCGGGTGTCCCCGACGACCACGGCCGACAAGGGCTTCGGTCTTCTCGGCACGGCCCCGGTGCGGTCGACGACCAGCAGCCCCCCGGGCCGCAGCAGCGCCCGCGCCCTCGACCACAGCAGCCGTCGAGTCGGCGGGGCCAGCCCGTCCACGAGGTTCACGCATACCATGAGGTCGACGGGGTCGACAGGCCGCAGCTCCTGCACGGGCTGCGGGTACACCCGGACGTGTCGGCGCATCGGGCTCGATCCGGCCCACCGAGACAGCAGCACCGTCCGCATCGCCCGCGCGGGCTCCACTGCATGCACCGGAACCGACGTCGACTCGGCCAGCACCTCGGTCACGATGCCCGTCCCGGCTCCCACCTCGAGGATCCCCGCCCGAGCCGAGCGGGCCAGCGCGGCCAGCTCCCGCTGCGCCTTGCGGCGGTACCGGCTCCGATGCAGCAGGTCGTAGAACTCGGCGGTGACCCGGTAGGGCTCCGGGTCCGGCGCGGGCTGTGGACTCGGACGTGGGGTGGCAGGAGCAGGGGAGCGGGCCGCGGCCGAGGGCTGTGTTCGGCTCATGGGCCCATCATCACGGCAGGCGGTCGACACGGCTCGTCATCGCCGCCGCCCGCTCGGCCTCGTCACCGGTGCGCCGTGTCGACTCGCGCCGCCCACGTCGCCGGTCCTACGGTCTGCGGTGATCACAGGAGGTGGTGGAATGGTCGCGGATCGTTGGTCATCCCTGATGTGGCCGCTGCTGAGCGCGCTGCTCGTCACCGGGCTCACACTGTTCGGGCTCGTGGTGGTCGGGGCGCTCCTCGTCGACCGGTGGCGACACGGCGGGAGGAAGTCGTCGGACGGCGTGCTGCTCGCGAATGGTCGACGGGTCGCCACCATGGTGCGTGGCGGCGCGCGGCCGGAGGCCGCGCGTGCCGACGGCATCCGCGAGTCCCCGGGTTCGCCCCCGCCGAAGAGCGAGGCGAACCGGTCCACCTGATCGGGAGTGGTCTCGGTGCCCGACCACCGAGGCGAGGACCGGATTCCGCCCGCGGCGCGACGGGCACCCACGCCTCGACGTCGGTCGGGGCGCAGGGCCGGACCGCGGCGCTGGTTCCGTAGGGTTGTCGCCGTGTCTTCAGCCATCATCGCGGCGTCGCCGAACGAGCCCGCGGATCAGGACGGCCCGCCCGCGCCTCGGGGGCGCCATACCGTGTCGCGCCTGCTGGCCGCGTCGGCGGGCGGGGCGCTGCTGTCCCTGTCCTTCGCTCCGTTCTCCTGGTGGTGGATGGCGCCGATCGCCCTGGCCCTGTTCTCCGCCGCGGTGTACGGGCGGCGGGCGCGCGCGGCCTTCGGTCTCGGCTTCCTCGCGGGATTGACGTTCTTCCTGCCGTTGTTGACCTGGACCAACGAGTACGTCGGCGCGGTGCCCTGGGTGGTGCTGGCCATGCTGGAGGCGTCGTTCTTCGGCCTGGCCGCAGTCATGGTCGCCCTCGTCGGCAGGCTGCCCGCGGCACCGATCTGGGCGGCGGCGGCCTGGGTCGCCGCCGAGGCCCTGCGGGGCGCCGTGCCCTTCCGCGGGTTCCCGCTGGGCAGCGTGGCCTTCGGCCAGGCCGACGGGTTGTTCCTGTCCCTGGCCTCCCTCGGAGGTGTTGCCCTGGTCGGGTTCGCCGTGGCGTTGTGCGGCTTCGGACTGGCGGATCTGGCCCGTCGTGTCCTGGCGGCTCGCCGTCCGGTCGTCGACGGCTCCGCGACCATCGGGCCTCGAGCACTGGCCATGCCTGCGGTGCTGACAGTGGTGCCCGCGCTGGCGGCGTTGGCCGCGTCGCCAGCGGTGGGGACCGACGCGCAGGAGGGCACCGTCACCGCCGCGTTGATCCAGGGCAACGTTCCGCAGCTCGGCCTGGAGTTCAACGCCCAGCGGCGCGCGGTCCTGGACAATCACGCCGAGCGCACCCGTGAACTGGCCGCCGACGTCGCCGCGGGCCGGGAACCGCAGCCCGACATCGTCATCTGGCCGGAGAACGCCTCCGACATCGACCCGTTCCGCAATGCCGACGCCGACGCGGTGATCGACTCGGCCGTGCGCGCCATCGACGCACCCACGATGATCGGCACCCTGGAAACCCCCGAACAGGGCGACATTCACAACACGGTCGTGCATTGGGACCCCGCCGACGGTCCGGTCGACATCTACCGTAAACGTGAGATCCAGCCGTTCGGTGAGCGCATCCCGCTGCGTGGGCTGGTCTCGGCGGTGATGGGCGTGGTCAACCCCTCCATTCGCATTCCCGACCGGGAGTACCAGCCCGGCGACACGCCCGGAGTGTTCGCCATGGGTCGCGCCGACGTCGGCGTCGTCACCTGTTGGGAGGTCGCCTTCGATCATCGGGTGAACGACACCGTGCTGGCCGGTGCCACCGTGCTCGCCGTGCCCAGCAATTACGCGACCTTCGGCTTGACCGCGATGTCGGAACAGCAGCTGGCGATCTCCCAGGTGCGGGCCGTCGAACACGGCCGCGCCGTGCTCGTCGCGGCGACCAGCGGCATCTCCGCCGTGGTCTCCCCGTCGGGCACCGTCGTGTCGTCGACGGATTTGTTCACCGCCGACGCACTGGTCGCGGAGATCCCCCTGCGCTCGACGACTACGCTGGCCACCCGGCTCGGCGCGGGCCCGGAGTGGATCATCTCCGCTCTGGGCGTGGCGGCGGCGGGCTGGGTCGTGATCGGCGGCGTCCGACGCCGCCGACTCGACAGGTCCTCCGCCGTGCGGGAGGCTGCGCAGCCCTGATCCGCGCAGCCCTGGACGGCGCAGACAGCAGGTACAGCGAAGGTCCCGGGCGCCACCGGGAACGGGGCGACATGATCGGGAACAGACGGTCGACGCAGGCGGGAGCGGCGTCGACGAGGAGGAGACACATGGCGGAGCAGCCTGCCGAGCACGAGAGCCAGGCTCCCGGCCTGGACAAGGTGCTGGTGGTCATCCCGACCTACGACGAGCGGGAGAACATCGGCCCGATCGTCGCGCGTCTGCACGCGGCGCTGCCCACGGCGGAGGTGCTGGTCGTCGACGACGGCAGCCCGGACGGCACCGGAGACCTGGCCGACGAGATGGCCGCCGAGGACCCGAGGGTCCACGTCATGCACCGCACGGAGAAGGCCGGGTTGGGCGCGGCGTACGTAGCGGGGTTCACCTGGGCGCTGGACCGCGACTACGGGGTCGTGGTGGAGATGGACGCCGACGGCTCCCACGCCCCCGAGGAGCTGCCCCGGCTGCTCGCGGCGCTGGGCGACGACGCCAACGGCGCCGACCTGGTGCTCGGGTCGCGGTATGTGCCCGGCGGCAGAACGGTGAACTGGTCCAGACGTCGGGAGTGGATCTCCAGGACCGGCAATCTGTACTCCCAGATCGCGTTGGGCGCCCGGGTGAAGGACATCACCGGCGGATATCGGGCGTTCCGCAGGCAGGTGCTCGAGAAGATCCGGCTGAACAACGTCGCCTCGCAGGGTTACTGCTTTCAGATCGACCTGGCGTGGCGGGCGATCGAGGCCGGCTTCACCGTCGCTGAGGTCCCGATCACCTTCACGGAGCGGGTGCACGGCGAGTCGAAGATGAGTGGCAACATCGTCCGTGAGGCGTTGCTGCGGGTCACCAAGTGGGGCCTGCGCCGCCGAGGACGGCAACTGCAGGCGCTGCTCGGAGGCAGACGCGCACACTGAACGACGCGGGCGACGCCTCTCGAGGAGGCGCCGCCGACGGGTGGCGGCCCGCGGTGGGGAGAAGCCGAGGCCGGGTGGCCACGAACCCGGCGAAGGCGGCGAGCGTGCGCGGGCGAGGCGGTCGCGACACTCGACACCGTCTGTGATCGAAACCGCTCCTCATCGGTTCGGGCGCCCCGGTGTCACTGGATCGCTTCGGCGCCCGCCCAGGCGGTGTGGCGGCTGAGTGCGCGGCTGCCGTCAGGCGGGTCGGCGCTCCCGCCGGTGCGCGATCGACACGGCGAGGCCGCCTGAACCCGGTGGTTCAGGCGGCCTGGCTCGCCGCATCGTGCGGCCCGCGACTCAGGCGGACCGAGAGGTGCGCCTGCCGCGCAGCTCTTCGAGCCGCTCGGACAGCAGCTCCTCGAGCTCGGGGATCGTCCGGCGCTCCAGCAGCATGTCCCAGTGGGTACGAGCCGGCTTGACCTTCTTGGGCTCCGGCTCGTTGCCGTCGAGCATCTTCGACTCGTTGCCGTGCAGCCGACATTCCCAGATCGAGGGGACCTCGGCGTCATCGGAGAACGGGACCTCGAAGTCGTGGCCCTTGGGGCAGGCGTAGCGCACCGTCCGGCGCGGTGCGAGGTCGTGATTGCGGTCGGTCTCGTAGCTGACGGCTCCGAGCCGGCTGCCACGCAGAACGCGGTCGGCCATAACGGTGTCCTTTCGCTCGGTCCAGGGTCTGGATCGACCCTGGGGTACGTGCTCACCGAGTGCAACGACGGTGAGGTCGTCGTCGTTCCCGGTTTGGCCTAGTCGGTCGCCCACGGTGACGTGTTTCACGCGTCAACGAAGGCTTCCTCCATAGGGATGCAATCAAGCGCTGTTCGTGACGCGTTTTCCGCCAAGTAACGAGCACGACCACACGAATGGGTGATGGTGCTCAGGGCGGAGGCTATCAAGCCAGACTCAGTTGCCCCTGTCCAGTAGCGATCGGGCCCAGATCACCGGCCCTGAAATGACGACGACACAACACTTGATAACGCACAGTCACAGGTTCTTGGTCGACGGGCTCTCGACCGTCGCCGGCGGCACCGCCCGAGGAGACCCCGTCCTGTCCGGTGTCGGCCACCAGAACGGTGTCACCGGCCCGGATCACCCGCCCGTCCACCACCCTGGCGTTGAACCGCCCCGACGAACCACACCAGCACAACACCTCCACCTGGACCGCCTGAATCAGGTCGGCCAACTCGAACAGCCGCCGCGACCCCGGGAAGAGCCTGCTCTGGAAGTCCGTCGCGATCCCGAAGCAGTACACGTCCACCTGCACGTCGTCGGCCAACTCGGCCAACTGGTCCACCTGCGCCGGGGTGAGGAACTGCGCCTCGTCGACGATCAGATAGTCCACCGGCCTGCTCACCGACCAACGCCCCCGCACCAGCTCCCGGATGTCCAGATCCTCGTCGACCTCCACCGCACCCCGGGTGATGCCGATCCGACTGGAGATCTTCGGCTGCCCCGACCGGTCGTGACGAACCAACAGCATCCCCTCACGGCCCTGCCGTGCATGGTTGTGATCGATCTGCAACGCCAGCGTCGACTTCCCACAGTCCATCGGACCGTAGAAGAACCTCACCTGCCCCGCCGCCCGACGCCCGGAACGCCGGGGGAGCGAGGAGAGGGCATCGGTCGGGTCATCGGCCAACACTGCACTGTCCACGGCCGCAGACCTTACGGTGTGCGCCGATCAGCTCGACGCGCCCTCACATTCCCCGGCCCGAGATCACACCACCGTCGGCGGCCTGTTGCCCACCGCCGCGATCGCCCGCCGCACCGGAACCAACGCCACCAGGATCAGCCCCACCACGAAGAACACCACCAACGACACGATCGCCAGCCGATACGACCCCGTCGCCTGCCCCGCCGCCGCGAACACCAGCGGACCCAGCCACGACGTCGCCCGCTCACCGACCTCGTACACCGAGAAGTACTCCGCCTCCCTCCCCGGCGGCACCAGCTGAGAGAACAACGACCGCGACAACGCGTTCGTTCCGCCCAACACCAGGCCGATGCCCACCGCCAGCCCGTAGAACTGGAACTCCTGACCCGCCTCGACGAAGAACGCCGCTCCGACCACCAGCACCCACAGCACCAGACTGCCCATGATCGTCCGTTTCGCGCCGAACCGCCGCGCCGCCCGCCCATGCGCCACCGCGCCGACGAACGCGATGAACTGCACGATCAGGATCGTCGTGATCAGCACCGTCCGATCCAGCCCCAGCTCCCGCTCCCCGTACTGACCCGCGACGTTGGTCACCGTCACGATCCCGTCGTTGTAGACCAGGTACGCCGCCAGAAAACCCAGCGTCAACGGGTACGACTTCGCCTCCCGCAGCGTCTGCGCCAACTGCGAGAACCCGGCCCGGAACACCGCCACACCACGCTCCGAGCCCTGCGGCGGCTGATGACCGCGCAGCCGCGCCAACGGGATCAGCGTGAACACCGCCCACCACAGACCCGCGGTGAAGAAACACCACCGCACCGCCTCAGCCTCGGTCAGCCCCAACGCCTCGTGACTCAGATAGAGCGCCAGATGGAACGCCAACGCCAGGCCGCCGCCCAGATAACCGAACGCCCAGCCACGCGACGACACTCCGTCCCGCTCGTCGGCATCCGCGATCTCCGGCAGGAACGAGTAGTACACCACCACCGAACCGCCGAAACAGATGTTCGCCAGGATGAACAGCACCACCCCCAGCTGCCAGTTCGTCCCCGCCAGCAACGCCAACGCCGAGGTCGCCGCCGCTCCGGCGAAGGCGAACCCGCCGAGCATCACCCGCTTGTTCTGCGTCCGGTCGGCGATGGCACCGGTGATCGGCAGCACCAACACCTGCACCACCGTCGCCACCGACAGCAGATAACCCCACAACGACCCCGCCGGGAACGACAAGCCCCACAGGCTGATGTCACAGTCCACCAACGCTGAACCGTCCGCGCACGGCTGGCCCGAGGCCCGCGCGGCCGACTCGGCCACCTCCGTCAGATACAGCGACAGGAACACCGTGATGACCGACGTCGGGAACACCGAGTTCGCCCAGTCATACCAACACCAGCCACGCTGTTCCCGCCGCCGTTGCGCACTGCTCGACGCAGCCTCGTCACCCGGCTCCACGACGTTCGACCCCACAGTCCAATTCCTCCCACCGGGTGAATTCCGACACCCGGTGGCGGGACTGTAATCGGCGGTTCCCGCCCGACGACGAGGAAAAGCCCAGCCGACACCCAGCCGACACCGATTCGTCGCGCACCACGGCCCCGCCGTTCACCGACCCCAGCTCAGCCGGGCGGACGACCCCGCACACACCCCGCCACCGAGGCACCCGAGGCGCACCCGAGCGGGCCGACCCGGCCTCACCCGCCCGACGACCACACCCCCCGCGCCGACAACTCGGCACGCAGCAGATCCGGCCGATCGGTCACCAACCCGTCCACCCCCAGATCCAGCAGCTCCCGCATCCGCGCCGGATCGTCGATCGTCCAGACGTGCACCTCCAGCCCCCGCCGCCGCACCGCCCGCACCAACCGCTCGTCCACCACCCGCAACATCCCCCGATCCAACGGCAGCTGCGCGAGCCCGCCCGCCACCGGCAGCCCGTCGCCGACCCGACCCAGCCGCGACGACGCCCACAGCAACCGCGCCGACTCTCGCCCCAACGACGTCAGCAACCTCGGCCCGCCCGCCCTGCGCAGCACCCGCAGCCGCCGCTCGTCGAACGAGGCCAGACACACCCGCGACCACGCCGACATCCGCTCCACGACCCGCAGCACCGGACCCACCGCATGATCGGACTTCACATCGATGTTGAACCGCGCCGCGGGCAACGCCTCCAACACGTCCTCCAACCGCGACACCGGCTCCCGACCACCGATGCGGGCCCGCCGCACCCGCGACCACGGCAGCGCCGCCACCACCCCCGCCATGTCGGTCGTGCGCCCCAACGTGGCGTCGTGCTGCACCACCACCACGCCGTCGGCGGTCGCCCGCACATCGGTCTCCAGATAGACGAACCCCTCCGCCCACGCCCGGACCATCGCCGCGGCGGAGTTCTCCATCCCCGCCAACTCGTCCAGATGCCAGCCGCGGTGGGCGAACGCCCGAGGATGCGGGCCGTCGAGATACGGATGCGGTCGCTGCTGTCGTCGTGGCACCCGCCCAGTGTGAGGTGCGGCGTGGCACCTCGGCGCGGAAGGCCACGCCCGCTACCGTTCACCGCCGTGGAGCACCTCGCCGACTCCCTCGCCCCCATCACGCGCCGTGAACCTCGCCACTGCACCTGGTGCGGCGCCCGCCTCTCCGCCGCGGGCCGGACCGGCCGTCCACGCCGATATTGCGGACAGGCCTGTAGACAACGCGCCTACGAACGACGCAGCATGGTCCAACGCGGCGGGCTGCCCGACGACGCGGTGGTGCTGTCGGCCACCGAGATCACCGACCTGCAGGATCGCCTGTTCCAACTCCGCTGTGCGGCGGAGGACGTCCTCACCGGCGTCGAGGAGGGCCTCGACACCGAGGAGATGCACCGGCTGGCCGCCGAGCTCGTCGAGACGGCGGGGCGGCTGGAACGGCTGCGCTGACGAGTTCGGCGCGGACCACGGCTTGCCCACGGCACCATGCGAACGCCACGATTGCTCCAGCAGGGTGGGCACCAGGGGAGGAACGGGTGACGGACGACGAGGCCGTGCGACACGCTGTGTTGCAGAACGCGGACGTCGGATTCGGTGTGGCCGACGCGCGCGGGCGACTCCAGTGGCTCAACGCCGCGCTCGCCCGGCTCCTCGGCGTCACCGAGGCACAAGGCGTCGGCGTCTCACTGCCCGCGCTGCTGCCCGGCATCGCCGAGGCCGCCGACGGCCTGCCGTGGCTGAGTCGGATCGCCGCCGACGGCGCCCCGCCCCGCTGGATCGAGGTGGTCTGCCTGCCGCTGCCCGGCACCGACCACCGTCTCCTCTACCGGGCCATGGACGTCACCCGATGGCGAGAGCAGGAACTCGTCAGGACCGACGCCTCGACCCGCCGATCGCCCGTCGTCGGCAAGGTCGGAAACTGGGAGTGGTTCGTCGGCGAAGACCGCGTCGTCTGGTCCGACGGCATGCGCGAGATGTCCGGCCACCCCGCCGACGCCGAACTGGACTACTCCGCGTTCCTCGGCATGGTCCACCCCGAAGACCTGCCGCTGGTCGAACGCACCCTCAGCAGAGCGCTGCGCACCGGGGAACCCTTCACCTACATCCACCGAGCCCTCAACGCCGACCCCGACGCCGACGAACGCATCTTCGAATGCTTCGGCGAGGTCTTCCACGACCGACAAGGCGTCCCCGTCCGTCTCGTCGGCAGCGCCCACGACATCACCCAGGCCCACCAGGTCCACGTCGAACTGCGCAAGATGGCCGAGGAGGACCCGCTCACCGGCCTGCCCAACCGGCGCTCGCTCACCCGCGAACTCGAGAGTCAACTCGCCGTGAGCACCACCGGATCACTGCTGCTGATCGACCTCGACAACTTCAAGGACGTCAACGACCTGCGCGGCCACAAGATCGGCGACCAGGTCATGTGCACCCTCGCCGCCACCCTCCGCGACCGGATGGAAGACCGACAGTTCCTCGCCAGGCTCGGCGGGGACGAGTTCGCCGTCGTCATGCCCGAGGTCGACGCCGCCCACGCCAGAGCCATCGCCCAACGGCTCGCCGAGGCCGTCGCCGCCGTCCCCATCGACGTCGCGGGTGCCGCGATCAGAATCACCATCAGCACCGGCGTCGCACCCTTCGCCTCCGGCCACGGCTGGGAGGCCGTCCTGGCCAACGCCGACCTCGCCCTCTACGCCTCCAAGGCCGCGGGCCGCAACCGTGTCACCGTCTACGACCCCGCCCACTACGCTGACACCGCCAAACGTGTCGACGTCCTGGAACGCGTGCGCACCGCACTGGGCAAGGGCCACCTCGCCCTCCACGCCATGCCCATGGTGAACCTGCGCACCGGCCGCACCCTCGGCTACGAACTGCTCCTGCGCTTGGAGGACCAGCAGCTGCCCCGCATCGGCCCCGCCGAGTTCCTCCCCGACGCCGAACGCACCGACCTCGTCCTGGAGATCGACCGCTGGGTGCTCGGCCAGGCCATCGACGCCCTGGCCGTCCACCGAGACCCCGCCTTCCGGCTGGACGTCAACGTCTCCGCCCGCACCCTCGACGACGAGGACTTCTGCGACTTCGTCCTCGACCGCCTCGCCGCCGCCGACATCACCCAGGGCCGCTTCGGCATCGAGATCACCGAGACCGCGGCCATGACCAACCTCGACGCCGCCCGTGACCTGTCCCTGCGGCTACGCGACGCGGGCTGCCGGATCACCCTCGACGACTTCGGCTCCGGCTTCGGCTCCTTCGTCCACCTCAAGCACCTTCCCGTCACCGGACTCAAGATCGACGGCGAGTTCGTCCGCGCCATCGACCACGGCCGCACCGACGCCGTCCTGGTCACCGGGATGATGGAGATCGCCAACGGCCTCGGCCTGTCCACCGTCGCCGAATGGGTGGAACGGCCCTCACAGGTCGAGGCACTCATGAAACTCGGCGTCGACGTCGCCCAAGGCTTCCACCTGGGCCGACCGGCCCCCCTGACCGACCTGTTGGCACGACCGAACGGAGTATTGCCCCTCTAAATCACCCGATCGATTTTCGCCTCTGTCAGAATCTACCGGTCCGTCGCCCGCAGGCCGCCCGACATGCCCCAGGAGAACGTCCGCGTGAATTCCGCCGTACGGGGCGTCCGCCGCCTCGAACTGCTGACCCCAGACCCCGTCAGATCCGTGGAGTTCCACGCGAACCTGCACCAGTGGGTCGTCCTCGCTCAAGCCGACGACCGCTTCAGCTGTTGGGTCGGCGAACGGCGCACCGCCCACATCCGCCGCCCGGAACCCGGCGAGACCCCCGGCTGGCACGTCGTCTTCGGCGGCGGCCGCCGCCGAGGCCCTCGCGCCCTCACCGACGTCGGCGGGGGACTGCACGCCATCCTGGACACCGGCCGCGTCACCCACGGCCCCTGGGCACCCGAGCCCCGCGAAGGTGAACCCTGCTGGACCGAACTGGTCACCGCCGACCCACCTGGCTCCGACACCTACTGGACCACCCACGCGGGCTGGGAGTTCCGCCCGAACCCGGAACCCGGCACGGCCGTCTATCAAATCGAGGGCCGCGCCATCGCAGGCCGACGAACCGCCGCGGCCGCCGACCACACCGCAGGCTGGATCTGCCACCTCGCCAGCCCGAACCTCACCGAATCCCTGCAACGCGCCGTCGAACTCGGCGGCCGCGTCGCAGCCCGCCCTGTGCACACCGCCGTCGGCCACACCGCCGCCGTGATCTGTCCCGACGGCTTCCCCCACGCCATGGTGGAGAACCCCGGCGTCTGGGCAGGCGCGCTGGCAGGACAACCGGCAGGACCACACCCACACTGAACCCCCGCTCACCGACACCGACGCACCACCCCAGGACGGCGGCCGGGCCTGTGAACACACAGACCCCGCGTCGTCGCCGACTCGTCCGCCTCAGCGCCGGGAAGATCGTGATAAGGGAACACCGACACCATCGGTTCCCGCGCCAGCGCCGCCAGTCCCGCCCACGCCCCATCGGCGGGCATCTCCCGACCTGCCAGGTCACCGCCGGCTCTTCGGAGCCGCCACCCGGACCGAACTCGTGATCCACGACGAAGCCGTCGGCGGCCGACAGCTCGGCGAGCAGCACCACCTGACCAGCACACCTGGCGGAAGGCGATCACACGCGGCGGCACGCCAGGATCTCCCCGGCGAGGAACTCCACCGCCTCGGCCGCGTCCGAGGACACCGCCACGTCGCCCGCCGTAGCGTCGGCCGATCCCGACGTCGTACTGCGGCACCGCCATCGACCCGCCGCCGCGAGTATCCGGCGGCCGGTCCTCCGCCGTCGTGGCAGGGGCCGCCGTGTCACCGGCGGCCGGATACCGGCCGGGCATGGTCTCGTCCGGGCAGCGCGACACCGTCGGGGACTCGGCCGGCTGCGTTCCCGACGGCTCGGCGTGGTCTCGCCGGAGCAGCCCGCCATCACCATCGGAGTCGACGGGTCCCGAACGCTGACATGTCGGAGCTGCTGGCGGGATCGAATCCTCCGTGACCGGCCTTTCCGGCGTGGCAGGCGATCACCGGGTTCCCCGCCGACAGTCGATCGACCGACATCGAGCCCTGTCGCAGGGCGGCCTCAGCCCCGTTCCCGCTCGACGAGCCGAGCCAACGCCTGATATGTCCGATTCACCGCCGCCGCGGCCCGCTGCTCCCGCCCGGTGGCCTCGATGTAGTTCTGGCTCGTCGCCAGACTCGCATGACCCAGCAACGCCATGATCTCCGAGGCGTTCGCGCCGTCCTCGGCCAACCGGGTGGCGAAGGTATGCCGCAACGCATGCAGGCTCGCCCCGGCGGGAACCCGATCATGCACCCCGGATGAGCGAAAGCAGGACCGCACCAGATACTCCAGGCCACCACGCCCGATGGCCTCGCCATGCCGGTCCAGCAGCAACGGCGCCGACGTGCCCTTCGGTGCGCGGGGAAAACGCCGCCTGCACGACGCCAGGTAGTCGGCCACGATCCGCTCCATCGGCTCCTCGATGGGAATCGACCGCTCCCGGCTGCCTTTGCCTCGCACGTGCAGTCGACGCTCGCCGGGCCTGCCGACGAGCGAACCCAGGGTCAACTCCCGCATCTCCGTCGACCGCAGCCCGGTGATCAGACCGAGCGCCAGCACGAGCACGTCCCGCTCCGGCCACGGATCACGGCCATGGCCACCGCCGCCGGCCGTCGCCGTCAGCAGGTCCTCCGGCGTCTGCTCCCCTCGCAGCGGCTTCGGCGTCAACGGCGGGGTCCTCGGCCGGGCCACCGCCGCCATCGGGTTGCCCGCCACCAGCTCCTCGGCCACACAGAAGGTCAGGAACTGATTCCACGTCGACCAGGCTCGCAGCACCGAGCTCTTCGCATGAGTGTCGGCGAAGGCGCCGAACGCCGATCGCAGCGATGTCGACGTCACCGCCGACAAGTCGAGATCGCCTGCGGCGCACCCCAGGTCGGCCGCCAGCAACGCCGTCACGCCTGCCAGGTCACGGCGATACGCCGCCGTGGTGTGAGGGGAGTCCTTGCGGGGGCGCCGCGCGAGGAAGAATCCGTCCTGGGCTTCGATCAACCGCATGCCGATCTTGTACACCGCCGGGGCCTGTTCGTGCACGCCGACAGTAGTGACGCGGGGTCCGGAGAGGATCAGTGGTCGGCCGCTCCGGATGATCACTCGCTAGGCCGAACGGCGGTCGCGTATCCCCGACGGACTGGTCGGAGCGCGTACCGTGGCAGCCATGCAGGCGAAAATGTGGATCACACCGGACAGTGAGTTCGGTCTGGTGTCCCTCATGATCGAGGACACCGAGACCGGGGCAGTGGTCGGCCACGTCCTGGGGCCGAAGGAGTTCGACGCACTGCAACAGGCGACAAGGGAGGCGGCCGACCGCGCGGAGTCCACCGACGACCACGTGCAGATCAACCTTGCCGAGATTCTCGACCACTGACCCTTCGAGGCGCCGCTTCGGACGCGGATCGGCGCGGTTTCCGCGGTCGCGCCCGCCCCGTCGTGGAACCGGCGGCGCGGCGGCGCCTCGGCCGGTTCGACGTCAGTAGGGGAGCGGAGCCGGTTCCGCCGAGACCGCTGTCGCCCCGGGTGCCCCAGGGGATGACGTCGTACAGCGTCACGGTGTGGTCGTCGTAGGTGCGGACTTGTCGCCGGTACGTCGATCTCGACACTGCCTGGTATATCGAGCACCGGACTTGACCCCGAATACCGATCAGACCAAGCGCCTGCGCCGGCACATCAAGATCAATGATGCATAATGGCGATTATGCATGAAACATCGC
This genomic stretch from Actinoalloteichus hoggarensis harbors:
- a CDS encoding class I SAM-dependent methyltransferase; translated protein: MSRTQPSAAARSPAPATPRPSPQPAPDPEPYRVTAEFYDLLHRSRYRRKAQRELAALARSARAGILEVGAGTGIVTEVLAESTSVPVHAVEPARAMRTVLLSRWAGSSPMRRHVRVYPQPVQELRPVDPVDLMVCVNLVDGLAPPTRRLLWSRARALLRPGGLLVVDRTGAVPRRPKPLSAVVVGDTRYEVTVVAAPVEGSRRLRWTFRYTVTTAEGAVREEQESFDLWPVEEAEVRAEVASAGLAAGPPQPGLLVFRR
- the lnt gene encoding apolipoprotein N-acyltransferase, whose product is MSSAIIAASPNEPADQDGPPAPRGRHTVSRLLAASAGGALLSLSFAPFSWWWMAPIALALFSAAVYGRRARAAFGLGFLAGLTFFLPLLTWTNEYVGAVPWVVLAMLEASFFGLAAVMVALVGRLPAAPIWAAAAWVAAEALRGAVPFRGFPLGSVAFGQADGLFLSLASLGGVALVGFAVALCGFGLADLARRVLAARRPVVDGSATIGPRALAMPAVLTVVPALAALAASPAVGTDAQEGTVTAALIQGNVPQLGLEFNAQRRAVLDNHAERTRELAADVAAGREPQPDIVIWPENASDIDPFRNADADAVIDSAVRAIDAPTMIGTLETPEQGDIHNTVVHWDPADGPVDIYRKREIQPFGERIPLRGLVSAVMGVVNPSIRIPDREYQPGDTPGVFAMGRADVGVVTCWEVAFDHRVNDTVLAGATVLAVPSNYATFGLTAMSEQQLAISQVRAVEHGRAVLVAATSGISAVVSPSGTVVSSTDLFTADALVAEIPLRSTTTLATRLGAGPEWIISALGVAAAGWVVIGGVRRRRLDRSSAVREAAQP
- a CDS encoding polyprenol monophosphomannose synthase, which produces MAEQPAEHESQAPGLDKVLVVIPTYDERENIGPIVARLHAALPTAEVLVVDDGSPDGTGDLADEMAAEDPRVHVMHRTEKAGLGAAYVAGFTWALDRDYGVVVEMDADGSHAPEELPRLLAALGDDANGADLVLGSRYVPGGRTVNWSRRREWISRTGNLYSQIALGARVKDITGGYRAFRRQVLEKIRLNNVASQGYCFQIDLAWRAIEAGFTVAEVPITFTERVHGESKMSGNIVREALLRVTKWGLRRRGRQLQALLGGRRAH
- a CDS encoding RNA polymerase-binding protein RbpA, which translates into the protein MADRVLRGSRLGAVSYETDRNHDLAPRRTVRYACPKGHDFEVPFSDDAEVPSIWECRLHGNESKMLDGNEPEPKKVKPARTHWDMLLERRTIPELEELLSERLEELRGRRTSRSA
- a CDS encoding thymidine kinase translates to MDSAVLADDPTDALSSLPRRSGRRAAGQVRFFYGPMDCGKSTLALQIDHNHARQGREGMLLVRHDRSGQPKISSRIGITRGAVEVDEDLDIRELVRGRWSVSRPVDYLIVDEAQFLTPAQVDQLAELADDVQVDVYCFGIATDFQSRLFPGSRRLFELADLIQAVQVEVLCWCGSSGRFNARVVDGRVIRAGDTVLVADTGQDGVSSGGAAGDGREPVDQEPVTVRYQVLCRRHFRAGDLGPIATGQGQLSLA
- a CDS encoding MFS transporter, coding for MGSNVVEPGDEAASSSAQRRREQRGWCWYDWANSVFPTSVITVFLSLYLTEVAESAARASGQPCADGSALVDCDISLWGLSFPAGSLWGYLLSVATVVQVLVLPITGAIADRTQNKRVMLGGFAFAGAAATSALALLAGTNWQLGVVLFILANICFGGSVVVYYSFLPEIADADERDGVSSRGWAFGYLGGGLALAFHLALYLSHEALGLTEAEAVRWCFFTAGLWWAVFTLIPLARLRGHQPPQGSERGVAVFRAGFSQLAQTLREAKSYPLTLGFLAAYLVYNDGIVTVTNVAGQYGERELGLDRTVLITTILIVQFIAFVGAVAHGRAARRFGAKRTIMGSLVLWVLVVGAAFFVEAGQEFQFYGLAVGIGLVLGGTNALSRSLFSQLVPPGREAEYFSVYEVGERATSWLGPLVFAAAGQATGSYRLAIVSLVVFFVVGLILVALVPVRRAIAAVGNRPPTVV